One Candidatus Sulfurimonas baltica DNA segment encodes these proteins:
- a CDS encoding ATP-binding protein: protein MKIRTLETILKIALETFPIVLLNGARQVGKSTLALEKFQNYLTFDDGELRLYAKENPKAFLKNLELPICLDEIQKVPTLLEYMKMQIDKERVNGSFLLTGSSNVLDHKDAKDTLAGRLCELRLHPLSSKEKNDKPHENVIEKLLKREFKLAKKEYSEETIKHIIDGGYPEILTLEGMPRDLWFKSYIATYIERDARDLADIRDIDSFIKFVNVLASRSGTLLNKSSLSNDIGIKDVTTDNYLSIINRIYQASLLKPYFANIGKQFTKSPKVFFNDTGVLCSLLRIDSKEKLLSSPYSGQVFETYIFCELQKHLSYMQKSGTLYHYRTNDKKEIDFIVEVDNEILAIEVKQSSSVKKDDFKHIIDFQSRCEQKCLGVVFYNGEMVVEFGDDLVALPFGMFL from the coding sequence ATGAAAATAAGAACTTTAGAAACCATTTTAAAAATAGCTCTTGAGACATTCCCTATTGTACTTTTAAATGGAGCAAGACAAGTAGGCAAATCGACACTTGCACTAGAAAAATTTCAAAATTACCTCACTTTTGATGATGGAGAGCTAAGACTCTACGCAAAAGAGAATCCAAAAGCTTTTCTTAAAAACCTCGAACTCCCCATCTGCCTCGATGAGATACAAAAAGTGCCTACACTCCTTGAGTATATGAAAATGCAAATAGACAAAGAGAGGGTGAATGGGAGCTTTTTGCTTACAGGCAGTTCTAATGTGCTTGACCACAAAGATGCAAAAGATACCCTTGCAGGGAGGCTTTGCGAGCTAAGACTTCATCCGCTCAGTTCAAAAGAGAAAAATGACAAACCCCATGAAAATGTGATAGAAAAGCTTCTCAAAAGAGAGTTCAAACTTGCCAAAAAAGAGTATAGCGAGGAGACTATCAAACATATTATTGACGGCGGGTATCCTGAAATCTTAACGCTTGAGGGGATGCCAAGAGACTTATGGTTTAAGTCTTACATCGCAACCTACATAGAGAGAGATGCAAGAGATTTGGCGGATATACGGGATATTGACAGCTTTATCAAGTTTGTCAATGTTCTTGCTTCAAGAAGCGGCACACTCCTAAACAAGTCAAGCCTAAGCAACGACATAGGCATAAAAGATGTCACAACGGACAACTACCTCTCTATCATAAACCGCATCTACCAAGCCTCACTTCTGAAGCCCTATTTTGCGAACATCGGCAAACAATTTACAAAGTCGCCTAAGGTGTTTTTCAACGACACGGGAGTACTTTGCTCACTGCTTCGAATCGATTCCAAAGAGAAACTCCTTAGCTCACCTTACAGCGGACAAGTTTTTGAGACCTACATTTTTTGCGAACTCCAAAAACACCTCTCTTACATGCAAAAAAGCGGCACACTCTACCACTACAGAACAAACGACAAAAAAGAGATAGATTTTATAGTCGAAGTGGACAATGAGATACTCGCCATAGAGGTAAAACAAAGCAGCAGTGTCAAAAAAGATGACTTTAAACACATCATCGACTTTCAAAGCAGATGTGAGCAAAAGTGCTTAGGCGTGGTCTTTTACAATGGCGAAATGGTTGTAGAGTTTGGGGATGATTTGGTAGCTTTACCGTTTGGGATGTTTTTGTGA
- a CDS encoding AAA family ATPase, with translation MELVYLWVEDYKNIHHQGFNFSPRFECKFDGENLTIDDKSKDYVSIFPDNINITAIVGENGSGKSSLFEIISKILTVSYFVDELNFFYVLNNGIDNICYSGNINVINPDIHIEKHISFVHSKEGTNEHNPKVNLKHHFDVYYLNISHLEREGIIENDSPSPEDPIKYYGIYRKNDFNLYKENSLYPTFSGFKLSQFNFFQTYAIGNLLVDDKYKKLFFEVFKIKQPYSIKIDYTEKKLEEIKISNTPDGDLSRAIDESVPDKIDKIINFLIKIDNNLIIESDDYKTFFTLVSSANLAEEFQLTFQTEENKTIKLSAGEKTILFYLERIDFMLSQFKSKSNIVLFDEIELYLHPNWQKRILKIILDFIQENELVENLHIIIASHSPFILSDLPKENVIFLDKFDDETKKKYPKLKINGLENGNCINVSKYIELNPFGANIHTLLSDGFFMKDGLMGEFAKEKINEIKEFYDKVKKSKNPQKTYLKKYNENKKDFENIQRIIGEPFLKTIMKNYLDELEILFHGKKEFLDKEIKRLEKLRESLDDKA, from the coding sequence ATGGAGTTAGTTTATTTATGGGTTGAAGATTATAAAAATATACATCATCAAGGGTTTAATTTTTCGCCTAGGTTTGAGTGTAAGTTTGATGGCGAAAATTTAACTATTGATGATAAAAGCAAAGACTATGTGAGTATTTTTCCTGATAATATCAATATTACTGCTATTGTTGGGGAGAATGGGAGTGGCAAAAGTAGTTTATTTGAAATAATCTCAAAAATATTAACTGTCTCATATTTTGTGGATGAACTGAACTTTTTTTATGTCTTAAATAACGGAATAGATAACATTTGTTATTCAGGCAATATAAATGTGATAAATCCAGACATACATATTGAGAAACATATTTCTTTTGTGCATAGTAAGGAGGGTACAAATGAACATAATCCAAAAGTAAATTTAAAGCATCATTTTGATGTATATTATTTAAATATATCTCATTTAGAAAGAGAAGGAATTATTGAAAATGATTCACCAAGTCCAGAAGACCCTATAAAGTATTATGGTATTTATAGAAAAAATGATTTTAATTTATATAAAGAAAATAGTTTGTATCCAACTTTTTCAGGATTCAAACTTTCACAATTTAACTTTTTTCAAACTTATGCAATAGGTAATTTATTAGTTGATGATAAGTACAAAAAGCTATTTTTTGAAGTTTTTAAAATAAAACAGCCATATAGTATTAAAATTGACTATACAGAAAAAAAGCTTGAAGAAATAAAAATTTCTAACACACCCGATGGTGACCTATCAAGAGCAATAGATGAAAGTGTACCTGATAAAATTGATAAAATAATAAATTTTTTAATAAAAATAGATAATAATTTAATTATTGAAAGTGATGATTATAAAACATTTTTTACTTTGGTTTCATCTGCAAATTTAGCAGAAGAGTTTCAATTAACTTTTCAAACAGAAGAGAATAAAACTATCAAATTAAGTGCAGGAGAAAAAACAATTTTATTTTATTTGGAAAGAATAGACTTTATGCTATCCCAATTTAAAAGCAAAAGTAATATAGTACTTTTTGATGAAATAGAGTTGTATCTTCATCCAAATTGGCAAAAACGAATTTTAAAAATCATACTTGATTTTATTCAAGAAAATGAATTAGTAGAAAATCTACATATTATAATAGCCTCTCACTCTCCATTCATTCTCTCAGACCTACCAAAAGAAAATGTGATATTTTTAGATAAGTTTGATGATGAAACAAAGAAAAAATATCCAAAATTAAAGATAAATGGATTAGAAAATGGAAATTGTATAAATGTAAGTAAGTATATTGAACTTAATCCTTTCGGAGCAAATATCCACACTCTGCTTTCTGACGGTTTTTTTATGAAAGATGGGCTTATGGGTGAGTTTGCGAAAGAGAAAATTAATGAGATTAAAGAATTTTATGACAAAGTTAAAAAAAGCAAAAATCCTCAAAAAACTTATTTAAAAAAATATAATGAAAATAAAAAAGACTTTGAAAATATCCAAAGAATCATCGGTGAGCCATTTTTAAAAACTATTATGAAAAATTATTTGGATGAACTGGAAATTTTATTTCATGGCAAAAAAGAGTTTTTAGACAAAGAAATAAAAAGACTTGAAAAGTTACGAGAGAGTTTAGATGATAAAGCTTGA
- a CDS encoding FixH family protein, with the protein MNIANGRIWPYAIGISIMLVFSACIVTVVVANTLPVEKSDTYMMGYHEADAKANELIQAKIAFDKKYKIEYITDTLHVEGSTIKYRVTDVNSQPVNSAKIKVIVTRPNNHKHDQELSNPSVENGVYTFATIKLPQEGRWDIMAKANVQDVQRFYNVKADTRAKEAFEY; encoded by the coding sequence ATGAACATAGCTAACGGTAGAATTTGGCCATATGCAATCGGTATATCAATTATGCTTGTGTTTAGTGCCTGTATAGTGACTGTAGTTGTTGCTAACACACTTCCAGTTGAAAAGAGTGATACTTATATGATGGGCTATCATGAAGCTGATGCAAAAGCAAATGAGTTAATACAAGCAAAGATTGCATTTGATAAAAAATATAAGATTGAGTATATCACTGATACTTTACATGTAGAGGGTTCAACAATAAAATATAGGGTTACCGACGTAAACTCTCAACCGGTAAATAGTGCAAAGATAAAAGTGATTGTTACAAGACCAAACAACCATAAGCACGACCAAGAGCTGAGTAATCCGTCAGTTGAAAATGGAGTTTATACTTTTGCAACTATCAAACTTCCTCAAGAGGGAAGATGGGATATTATGGCAAAAGCCAATGTGCAAGATGTTCAAAGATTTTACAATGTTAAAGCCGACACTAGAGCTAAAGAGGCTTTTGAATATTAA
- a CDS encoding PD-(D/E)XK nuclease family protein: MNNSTIVLPSARAIRAEQMAIDNSTLFLPNFITMSDFISKLCIVKDFKTLDADSRVLLLLEASDFKAFTKLQIQRNFFTFTKNSSYIFKFFEEMSAEMYDIKRLDTSDIYGEYEEHITILQELYKRYQLLCSERKILDKIFLAKLYTFNESYAKTHKKIVLHVDGHLTNFELELLQKCCEFSTLHVVFNTTKFNSKMQSKFLELGIELENGFEYEISLNKREIISSHKQVQNKNVTCESFSETILQVAFVQKKIYDFIKSGHKPENIAVILPDEKFAPMLKAFDEKSNFNFAMGEPFNKTKIYEKLDSTCKFIDQDSKENEARLERVGDEFYMLLRSIYYKKSHEVDILAFLREYKERFSNKKEIKIFEEELYGFKNILPYMREMGVKSLLSVFLQRLASRTLDDVRGGKITVMGVLETRSVKFDAVVIVDFSDSNVPKRSDKDMFLNTSIREMANLPTMSDRENLQKHYYEMLISRSKEVAISFVKSSDSSGSRFLKQLGIQEKTLHVELDYANILFEKKTLHVEKEEEEIKLEYSFKNQKLSATRLKNFLTCKRKYYYRYVKNIYAHEIPKDMPKEYEIGLDVHEALKELYTKKSSYSNVDELKKNLHVELDEACGESELEKYLIAMQKRNLDKFCQEEVKRFADGWEVYKCEESMECSFAGITLVGQIDRIDKRANEIFVLDYKTGKYPLYTEKNFTEATDFQLEFYYLLAGGLGNVVGCGYYDLKESKIVNEAFLEEKLAVLESNIKDLLCIEDVNFEKCEDLKNCLFCDYRVMCGRE; the protein is encoded by the coding sequence ATGAATAACTCAACTATAGTCTTGCCATCAGCCCGCGCAATAAGAGCAGAGCAGATGGCAATTGATAACTCAACTCTTTTTCTTCCCAACTTTATTACTATGAGTGATTTCATCTCAAAACTCTGTATAGTCAAAGATTTTAAAACACTTGATGCGGATAGCAGAGTTTTACTTCTCCTTGAAGCTTCAGACTTTAAAGCATTTACGAAACTTCAAATCCAGAGAAACTTTTTCACATTTACTAAAAACAGTTCATATATTTTTAAATTTTTTGAAGAGATGAGTGCTGAGATGTACGACATAAAGAGATTGGATACCTCAGATATTTACGGCGAGTATGAAGAGCATATAACAATTTTGCAAGAGTTGTATAAAAGGTATCAGCTCTTGTGCAGTGAGAGAAAAATTTTAGATAAAATATTTCTTGCTAAACTCTACACCTTCAATGAATCATATGCAAAAACTCATAAAAAAATTGTTCTACATGTAGATGGCCATTTAACAAACTTTGAACTGGAACTTTTACAAAAATGTTGTGAGTTTAGCACGCTACATGTAGTGTTTAATACTACTAAGTTTAATTCTAAAATGCAGAGTAAGTTCTTAGAGTTAGGTATAGAGCTGGAAAATGGTTTTGAGTATGAAATTTCTTTAAATAAGCGTGAAATAATTAGCTCTCATAAGCAAGTGCAAAACAAAAATGTTACATGTGAATCTTTTAGTGAGACAATACTGCAAGTTGCATTTGTGCAAAAAAAGATATATGACTTTATTAAGAGCGGACATAAGCCTGAAAATATAGCGGTAATACTTCCAGATGAAAAATTTGCCCCAATGCTTAAAGCTTTTGATGAAAAATCTAACTTTAACTTTGCAATGGGCGAACCGTTTAACAAAACAAAGATTTATGAAAAACTAGACTCTACATGTAAGTTTATAGACCAAGACTCAAAAGAGAACGAAGCTAGACTGGAGAGAGTTGGTGATGAGTTCTACATGTTACTTCGAAGTATATACTACAAAAAAAGTCATGAGGTGGATATTTTAGCGTTTTTGAGAGAGTACAAAGAGAGATTTTCAAATAAAAAAGAGATAAAAATATTTGAAGAAGAGCTTTACGGTTTTAAAAATATATTGCCATATATGAGAGAGATGGGTGTTAAATCTCTGCTCTCAGTTTTCTTGCAAAGATTGGCTAGCAGAACTCTGGATGATGTACGAGGTGGGAAAATAACTGTTATGGGTGTTTTAGAGACACGTTCAGTTAAGTTCGATGCGGTAGTAATAGTTGACTTTAGCGATTCAAACGTACCAAAGAGAAGCGACAAAGATATGTTTTTAAACACAAGCATAAGAGAGATGGCAAATCTCCCTACAATGAGCGACAGAGAAAACCTACAAAAACACTACTATGAGATGTTAATCAGTAGAAGTAAAGAGGTGGCAATCTCGTTTGTAAAATCAAGCGATAGTTCAGGTTCTAGATTTTTAAAACAGCTTGGGATTCAAGAGAAAACTCTACATGTGGAATTAGATTATGCAAATATTTTGTTCGAGAAAAAAACTCTACATGTAGAAAAAGAAGAGGAAGAGATAAAGCTAGAGTACAGCTTTAAAAACCAAAAACTATCTGCTACAAGACTAAAAAACTTTCTTACATGTAAAAGAAAATACTACTACAGATATGTCAAAAATATATACGCTCATGAGATACCAAAAGATATGCCAAAAGAGTATGAGATTGGTTTAGATGTCCATGAGGCGCTAAAAGAGCTCTACACGAAAAAGAGCAGTTACTCCAATGTTGACGAGCTCAAAAAAAATCTACATGTAGAGCTTGACGAGGCTTGTGGAGAGAGTGAGTTAGAGAAGTATCTTATAGCTATGCAAAAAAGAAATCTGGACAAGTTTTGCCAAGAAGAAGTTAAACGATTCGCAGATGGATGGGAAGTGTACAAATGTGAAGAGAGTATGGAATGTAGCTTTGCAGGAATCACTTTGGTTGGGCAAATAGACCGAATAGATAAACGTGCAAATGAGATATTCGTACTTGACTATAAAACAGGAAAATACCCTCTTTATACAGAGAAGAACTTTACAGAAGCAACAGACTTCCAACTTGAGTTTTACTACCTCTTAGCTGGCGGATTAGGCAATGTAGTCGGGTGTGGATACTATGACCTCAAAGAGTCTAAAATTGTAAATGAGGCTTTTTTAGAAGAGAAGTTAGCAGTGCTTGAGTCGAATATAAAAGATTTGCTTTGCATTGAAGATGTTAACTTTGAAAAATGTGAAGATTTGAAAAATTGCTTGTTTTGTGACTATAGAGTAATGTGCGGGAGAGAATGA
- the rplM gene encoding 50S ribosomal protein L13 → MKFTKIATSEQIDQKWVLIDAEGKTFGRMITEVATILRGKNKVCWTPNIDCGDFVVIVNASKAKFNGLGKIANKEYFSHSGYFGSTKSVKMTELLAKNPEKLYKLAVRGMLPKTKLGAKMIKKLKIYADAEHPHTAQLAK, encoded by the coding sequence ATGAAATTTACAAAAATTGCAACTTCTGAACAAATTGATCAAAAATGGGTTTTGATTGACGCTGAGGGTAAGACTTTTGGTCGTATGATCACTGAAGTAGCTACTATACTTCGTGGTAAGAACAAAGTATGTTGGACTCCAAACATTGACTGTGGTGACTTCGTTGTTATCGTAAATGCTTCTAAAGCAAAATTTAACGGTCTAGGTAAAATAGCTAATAAAGAGTATTTTTCTCACTCAGGTTACTTCGGTAGCACTAAGAGTGTTAAAATGACTGAGCTTTTAGCAAAAAACCCTGAAAAGCTTTACAAACTAGCTGTTCGCGGTATGCTTCCTAAAACTAAGCTTGGTGCTAAGATGATTAAAAAATTAAAAATTTATGCAGATGCTGAGCATCCTCACACTGCACAACTTGCTAAGTAA
- a CDS encoding DUF4006 family protein translates to MNENRSVFALDGITGMLIATVLLLAILVVLSAWGLSVQNTSATNFYEIKDEQSIKMISTDNAKHIVDVK, encoded by the coding sequence ATGAATGAGAACAGAAGCGTATTTGCTCTGGATGGTATAACAGGTATGTTAATTGCAACTGTATTGCTACTTGCAATCCTAGTTGTTTTATCAGCTTGGGGACTAAGTGTGCAAAATACAAGTGCGACAAACTTTTATGAGATAAAAGATGAACAATCAATAAAAATGATTAGCACAGACAATGCTAAACATATAGTTGATGTAAAGTAA
- a CDS encoding 3-dehydroquinate dehydratase → MKFSRGLAALILTVLFNTSLTAQYLYKDEVIFNPAFSEQIEKLGSELYQKTGISLRLIMLKELPNKMHIVEYEKELMKDFSEPTILLTFSEMDSKVDILASEPSLYKYFDKKQILSPISSPVQAFVIALMNMDFSDMTSGGTILPLLAQKAKKGEILGKYSGSMFNGYADIAEQIAESKNVVLQNAVGNANQNSILLVKVLFYGIIVYGIVLYIKRKLYFIRKKNEHS, encoded by the coding sequence TTGAAATTTTCTAGAGGGCTTGCGGCCCTCATCCTCACAGTACTGTTTAACACATCACTTACAGCGCAATATTTATATAAAGATGAAGTTATTTTCAATCCTGCTTTTAGTGAACAGATTGAGAAACTGGGTTCTGAACTATATCAAAAAACGGGAATATCTTTAAGACTTATTATGCTTAAAGAGCTCCCAAACAAGATGCATATAGTTGAGTATGAAAAAGAGCTGATGAAAGATTTCAGTGAGCCTACGATTTTGCTTACCTTTTCAGAGATGGACTCCAAAGTGGATATATTGGCAAGCGAGCCATCTTTATATAAGTATTTCGATAAAAAACAGATTTTAAGCCCCATTTCATCACCGGTTCAAGCTTTTGTAATTGCTTTGATGAATATGGATTTTAGTGATATGACAAGCGGCGGTACAATCTTGCCTCTCTTGGCTCAAAAAGCTAAAAAAGGAGAAATCCTTGGAAAGTACAGTGGTTCTATGTTTAACGGTTACGCTGATATTGCAGAGCAGATAGCAGAAAGTAAAAATGTAGTTTTGCAAAATGCAGTCGGCAATGCTAATCAAAACAGTATTTTACTCGTGAAGGTATTGTTTTACGGCATTATTGTTTATGGCATAGTCTTGTATATTAAAAGAAAACTATATTTTATAAGGAAAAAAAATGAACATAGCTAA
- a CDS encoding outer membrane beta-barrel protein, with the protein MINNIKKIVLASAIISTSLVAGDSDFSFDSETSLVAIEAGYSVLNNKMSDGVTSLNNDYNFGHIGLKLGARSDDYRIFVSAAYYADTDDTFDSLATFGVEGQYMFEASKALDLFIGLNLGLASIEFTGDGENFSRTATDVYYGIDVGTNIHVSKDIDIDIGARYMSLNTENTKSSVSYQFDNVISGYMSVIYKY; encoded by the coding sequence ATGATAAATAATATAAAAAAAATTGTTTTAGCGAGTGCTATTATAAGTACATCTTTAGTTGCTGGTGACTCAGACTTTAGTTTTGACAGTGAAACTTCTCTAGTCGCTATTGAAGCTGGCTATAGTGTTTTAAATAATAAAATGAGTGATGGTGTAACTTCACTAAACAACGATTACAACTTTGGGCATATAGGATTAAAGCTAGGTGCAAGGTCAGATGATTACAGAATATTTGTTAGTGCTGCATACTATGCTGATACAGATGACACTTTTGATAGTTTAGCAACATTCGGGGTAGAAGGTCAGTATATGTTTGAGGCATCAAAGGCGCTTGACTTGTTTATTGGCTTAAATCTTGGTCTTGCAAGCATAGAGTTTACAGGAGATGGAGAAAATTTTTCAAGAACAGCTACTGATGTATATTACGGCATAGATGTAGGAACAAATATACATGTGAGCAAAGATATTGATATAGATATAGGAGCAAGATATATGAGCTTAAATACTGAAAATACAAAGAGTAGTGTATCGTATCAGTTTGATAATGTCATATCTGGATATATGAGCGTTATTTATAAGTATTAA
- a CDS encoding RecB-like helicase, which yields MAFINNLAYEASAGSGKTFMLVVRYLSLLFQGAQPSKILALTFTNKAASEMQERVVSTLEELENRGELDEIVKVTELPREFLLENRQRILNEFLNSHTKIMTIDSFFTQILRKFSLYASLMPDFSTFASQHELKLLSRFLKEVTVAGKKETLITLSLSSKKRLTDIFTLLDEFYVKFSELKDMEFSKQNYLQFEEEAMLYMSELRALVESCEAASKTAIKSVEAENFYELSQKAWIARESLDYSTFKKCFTPVMDDLLLKIQEAIKNQNRAKEQNFFFGIKELVDIYAKSKKALYMDDSELSFSDVTYLVYEILNLIDDSEFLYFRLDSQIEHMLLDEFQDTSILQYEIMKPLINEITSGNGIFENGSFFFVGDVKQSIYRFRGGVSSLFGTVQEENNTHVEKLLTNYRSQKEVIEFVNSAFIDKIKNYSSQLVRPEANGGYVEVVQNDELLQEVTTQVQRLLSNGANINEIAILCATNGDGGEVKQSLNAQNIEVVTETTTKLINQRSVKAILEYLKYLYFGEDIYMYNFFALVRQEVGGIKRVDLNEVKILHVVKEVIEKYELFSDDFNLIRFLNAISKYSDIEALLFEYERLDTSAAASELNGVRVLTVHKSKGLEYEHVIVMDRLKKAPPERDTIIYEYEGITLKNIYLRIKGRDAIDTKYANALLKEKSLVREDSLNALYVAFTRARDNLFVIMKSKGSIFEILDLTCKKSGTLKCESNTNFSASQIEFKDLSYKNLYYGTQSDILKLEDEKEEDLKSINFGLALHYMLEMLGDFKEQNIINAKDMMLNKYGHSLDEQEIEDIQNRVKMLLKNEKFKRLSSGECYKEQAIRYKNNLRYIDLLVKSDTNTESLFDSWNVIDYKSSISYSEHHLKQVRYYVKAIKEITGEEVNGYICYLLKNEVKLVVV from the coding sequence ATGGCATTTATAAATAATCTAGCTTACGAAGCAAGTGCGGGAAGCGGTAAGACTTTTATGCTCGTTGTCCGTTACCTTAGTCTGCTGTTTCAGGGGGCACAACCGTCTAAGATATTGGCACTTACCTTTACAAACAAGGCTGCCAGTGAGATGCAGGAGAGAGTTGTCTCAACTCTCGAAGAGCTTGAGAATCGTGGGGAGCTTGATGAGATAGTTAAAGTCACAGAGTTGCCGCGCGAGTTCCTGCTTGAGAACCGTCAAAGAATTTTAAATGAGTTTTTAAACTCACATACAAAAATTATGACGATTGACAGCTTTTTCACGCAGATACTTAGAAAGTTTTCTCTGTATGCCTCTTTGATGCCTGACTTCTCTACTTTTGCATCTCAGCACGAACTTAAACTTCTTTCACGATTTTTAAAAGAGGTGACAGTTGCAGGTAAAAAAGAGACTCTGATAACTCTCTCGCTCTCTTCAAAAAAACGACTTACAGATATCTTTACGCTTTTGGATGAGTTTTATGTGAAGTTTTCTGAGCTTAAAGATATGGAGTTTTCAAAGCAGAATTATTTGCAGTTCGAAGAGGAGGCTATGCTTTACATGTCAGAGCTAAGAGCACTCGTTGAGTCTTGCGAAGCAGCTTCGAAAACCGCTATAAAATCAGTAGAGGCAGAAAACTTTTATGAACTCAGCCAAAAGGCTTGGATAGCAAGAGAGTCCCTTGATTACAGCACTTTTAAAAAGTGTTTCACCCCTGTAATGGATGATTTGCTACTCAAAATTCAAGAGGCTATAAAAAATCAAAACCGTGCAAAAGAGCAGAACTTCTTCTTTGGTATAAAAGAGCTGGTTGACATCTACGCAAAGAGCAAAAAAGCTCTCTACATGGATGACAGCGAACTTAGTTTTTCTGATGTTACATATTTGGTTTATGAGATTTTAAACCTGATTGACGACAGTGAGTTTTTATACTTTAGGCTTGACTCACAAATAGAGCATATGTTGCTGGATGAGTTCCAAGACACAAGCATATTGCAGTATGAGATTATGAAACCGCTGATTAATGAGATTACATCAGGAAACGGGATTTTTGAAAACGGGAGTTTCTTTTTTGTCGGAGATGTAAAGCAGTCTATTTACAGATTTCGCGGCGGTGTTTCATCTCTGTTTGGGACTGTTCAAGAGGAAAACAACACACATGTAGAAAAACTGCTGACGAACTACCGCTCACAAAAAGAGGTTATTGAGTTTGTAAATAGTGCTTTTATTGATAAGATAAAAAACTACTCTTCCCAGTTGGTTAGGCCAGAAGCAAACGGCGGTTATGTAGAAGTTGTCCAAAATGACGAACTTTTGCAGGAGGTCACAACTCAGGTTCAAAGACTTCTTAGTAATGGCGCAAACATAAATGAAATAGCAATTTTATGTGCCACAAACGGTGACGGCGGCGAGGTTAAACAGTCTTTAAATGCTCAAAATATAGAGGTTGTAACAGAAACAACTACAAAGCTAATAAACCAAAGAAGCGTGAAAGCGATTTTGGAGTATTTGAAGTATCTCTATTTTGGAGAAGATATCTACATGTACAACTTTTTTGCTCTTGTGAGACAAGAGGTCGGGGGTATCAAAAGAGTTGATTTGAATGAGGTTAAGATTCTACATGTAGTTAAAGAGGTTATTGAGAAGTATGAACTTTTCAGCGATGATTTTAATCTTATCAGGTTTTTAAACGCCATCTCAAAATACAGTGATATTGAAGCTCTTCTTTTTGAGTATGAACGTTTAGATACAAGTGCTGCAGCTTCAGAGCTTAACGGGGTAAGAGTCCTAACGGTTCATAAATCAAAAGGTTTAGAGTATGAGCATGTCATAGTTATGGACAGATTAAAAAAAGCTCCGCCAGAGAGAGACACCATAATCTACGAGTATGAGGGGATAACTTTAAAAAATATTTACCTCCGGATAAAGGGTCGCGACGCGATAGACACCAAGTATGCAAATGCACTCTTAAAAGAGAAGAGTTTGGTCCGTGAGGATAGTTTAAATGCTCTTTATGTTGCATTTACAAGAGCTCGAGACAATCTTTTTGTAATAATGAAATCAAAAGGCTCGATATTTGAGATTTTAGACCTTACATGTAAGAAGAGCGGAACTCTTAAATGTGAAAGCAACACTAATTTCTCTGCTTCTCAAATAGAGTTTAAAGATCTTAGTTATAAAAATCTTTATTATGGAACTCAAAGCGATATTTTAAAACTTGAAGATGAGAAAGAGGAGGACTTAAAGTCTATAAACTTTGGTTTGGCTCTTCACTACATGTTGGAGATGCTTGGAGATTTCAAAGAGCAAAATATTATAAATGCCAAAGATATGATGCTCAACAAATACGGACACTCTTTAGATGAACAAGAGATTGAAGATATACAAAACCGTGTAAAAATGCTTTTGAAAAATGAGAAATTTAAGAGACTCTCCAGCGGTGAGTGTTACAAAGAACAAGCTATCAGATATAAAAACAACCTAAGATATATTGATCTACTGGTAAAAAGTGACACAAATACAGAGAGCCTGTTTGACAGCTGGAATGTTATAGATTATAAGAGTTCTATCTCTTACAGTGAGCACCACTTAAAACAAGTTCGCTACTATGTCAAAGCCATTAAAGAGATAACAGGCGAAGAGGTAAATGGATATATATGTTATTTGCTTAAAAATGAAGTAAAGTTAGTTGTAGTTTAA